tttgatttttcttttcgaATACCAGCGTAAGCCGCAAGTCCTTAACGTATATGATGTTGATGGTTGTCAGTCTGAATGTGGACGCCGGCACATCGGCATGCAGATCGATCTTTTTTCGGCTCGAACGCATCGCCGGAGACGCATCCACGGCTCCACGTTAGCGTCCAGAGGGGTCTCCAACTCTCCCGTGGACAAGGACGGCTTCTTCGTGATCCAGCCTCACAGCGCATCCCCCACCGAGCTCGCCCATCGCCCGCCACACGTCTCACGTCTTCTTGGCGGCGTGCACGGCAAGAGCTCTCGCAACGCGCGTCTTGGCGTCAGAAACCGACGAGATCGATCGCCGGCGGGGAAAAAGATCTTCTCGTTCCGTTGTGCCCGCTGCCTCATGCCTCCCTGGACCTGtgtggggagggagggagacgTGGGCTCGTTCGACGTCTTCTTTTTCTCACGGCTGGGTCGAGGCCAGGACAGCCGGCTGCAGGTGCCGAGAACTCGGCCAGGTACGCGCCGCTGAGGTCGACGTGCAAACACGACGCGAGAATGAAGGCCAGGAGCCATTGCCGCTGTGATCGTGTCGTGCGCGCGCGCACACCGTGGACCTGCGGCCACCGCCAGTAAATTTCGGCGGTTTTTTAGTGggctatttttctttcttttcgaaAGGTTCTTCTCGGCTATCTGAATTCGAATGCTTCCTGATACGATGATGTTGATCTCAAAATCTGTGTTGTTCCAGGTTCTCGTTGCCAGTAAGGCCTGAatgggtttttcttttttttgagaGGAATGAGGCCTGATTGCCTGAATCTTTTAGAGAGAGAACAAGGCTGGACGGGCCTAACCATCTAAGAGGCTCAACCGTGGTTAGCTGTTTATGTTTGCTTAGATCAGGCCGAAAAGTTGGCCCACATGTCAAACCATTTTGGTTCGTGTTGATTCAAGTTTCATCATCGCTCTACAAAGAGCACGGCAAGACTCCGGCGGCAACTAAACCCGCCGTGCCGCTAGCCCTATCCCTCAGCTCCCTTGTCTTGCCACCGTCTAAGGGTGTTGCCGGAAGTCCGCATGGCCACAAGGATGGTGACGGCGGGGCTATCTCCTGTTTGCACCATGGCTCTCCCCCTCTCGGTGTCTTGAGGGACGACGGTGCGGTGCCTAGGGCGGTCGGATCTGGTGATGTCACACCCATGATGGCCTGTTCTTCGACGGGCCAACGAGCTTACGGCCAGAGCAGTGCGTCGGGGCCTCCCGACAGTGACAGCGACACCGATCCCTACGAGCGCATTTCGGCACATAAGGCTTTTGGCCTTGCAGTTGGCTGCAACTAGTGGGGGCGATGGTGGAGTTCGAGGCTAGAGGCCACAGTTCGCAGCGGGAGAGCTTGCGGTTGGCTGCCATAGGTCAGCTGTATTGGCTTCACGAGGAAGAAGGTGGGGTGGTGCCCATATCGAGGCCACGGTCTGGCGCGATGAATGGGGTTGTGTGAAGGAAAGGCGGAGGGATGGACCTTGGCTCCTCGTCGGCGTCACAAATAGGATGAAGTTGTGCACGGGTAGCAGGGCGGTGCTGCTCGTCTCCAATGGTAAGGCTTCAAGGTGTGGTGTCCTGTGACAGGCGAGAGGTGGTGTCCACTCGCAGTGACTTGAGGCGACGAGGCGGTGGCATCCACACGGGACAGGAGGCGTTGCGAGTATGCGGTCGGGTTTGGTGAGGCAACTGTCGGGTGCACTTGGATTTGGGCGACCTGGGTTTGTGCGGTGGCCTCGAGGTGGCTGGATCGGCTGGTGCTTGAGCCGGCGGATCTATGCAGTATCGCATCAGCCCTGTGGTGGTTGGTCCCGCATGGTGGCGCCCAGCTCGGCGTGGTGCAGTCTGCTTCGTGAGGGCATTCGAAGTTGTAATTGGATGTTGGCTTGGCTCATCCCTATGGCGATTGGCCCCATATGGCGGTGGCTAATTCAGCGTGGGGATGATCTGGGCTTGGATCCGCAAATGCGAGGCGGTGCGACCAGTGGCACGTGGTCCATAGCGATGTGGCGGCGATCGCACGCATAGCGGTGGCCATTTTTCTACATTGCGTTGTCGTGCTGCGATGTGGTGGGTGGTGTTGTGGAGGTGCGATAGAGTTGTCGGCGTGTTTCTAGGCATGGTGGCTGCAGCGGGCATGGAGCGGCCCGCGTGTGGCGTTTGGATGAAGACCGGGTGCCCAGCAACAGCTAGGCCCAGTGAGGGGTGGCCTAGGCCATGCAGCGATCGACAATGCGGTGACTGGTCCCACATTGCAGCGGCTAGTTCGGCGACTCAGCAAGGCATCTGGATCTGCGCATGGCCAATCCGGCGCGACATGGGCTCGACCGATGGTGGTGCCTGGTTCTCGCGGCAATGTGTAGCGGCACACAAAGTTGGGAGTCAGGTTGCGGCAGCTTACCCTGCGTGGCAACGACGAGTTCGGTGTGGCATGGCTCCCGCTCAAGGGCTGATGGTGGCAGAGGCGAAAAGGCCAATGATACAGTTAGTCTCTGTGAAATGGAGTTGATGAGGTACGATGGTGGTTAGTCATGCATAGCGGTGACAGATTTTGACGCAAGGCGACTATGCTCAACGATGTGACGGATGTTATCATGGTGGTTTGTTTCAGTTGTCGACGCATGTTATGGTCTTATATCCAACTGACCGAGTAGATAGATTCTACAGTTGCATATATAATTTTGATTGTCACGTTGTTCTCTTTTGCTGGTTATAGCCTCCTAGGCTCTCCTATTTTTTCCAATTATATCAATAGAAACAGGTACCGGTGCcgttagttaaaaaaaaaagcacggCACAGACAACTTGCGGGGAGATTTCCCTGCACATTTCGACCTGAGCTGACCACAACGAAAGGGCATAAACTCCAAGATGGTCTGTTATCAATGCCATCCTAATTCATATCCATATGGAAATGCATCGAGACAATTACATCAACTTGTGTCGCACATTAGCATACAGGAGAAATCCCAACGCAATGTGAAGAGCAAAAACTGCTCTCAGCTCTGCCTTCCAGTGTTGCTGCACTGCACCAATCGAGCATGCCTGCCTTCTGCAATGGACTGGGCTGGAGCAGAAAAATCGTGGAAGCTGCAGAACAAAACTCTGCTCGAGATGCATCAGCACGAACGCAGCCCCAACAAGAACATCACAGGCCATACTACGTGCTATAACAGGGTCCCTGCCGATACAATATATTTACACGACGCCTGCACCGGCATACCAGCACCGATCTGTGCTGTGTCCTGCCTTGACCGCATGATGTTCACCCGAGGGCTTGATCCGTGCGCAGCCCGGTGGAACAGCAACCCACGGCCTTGCTTCAGGATCAGATTGTGTCCTCGGTTAAGGAATTACAGAATGGAAGAGAGTAGCTGCCTCAGTTCACAGTCAGCGCTCCCAATGTACACCAGAATGCACAGCTTTGGTGTTAGCTGGACATGCCGGAGTCCGAGAACTTCTGTACTGCCTGGAAGAGCTGCTTCTCCTCAAAGGGTTTTGAGACATATCCGTCCATTCCGCACTTTGTGCATTCCTCAAAGGTGGCCTGGATAACGTCGGCGGTCATTGCTAGGATCGGCAGGTGCCATTTCGCTGTCTTAGCCGTGCTGTCTGTTTCCGAATCATTGCCAGCTTCTGCCAGCTCGTTCGCCTTCGCTTCCATTGCCCGTATTTGCCGGGTCGCCTCAAACCTGGCATATCAAACAGCACTACATTGAATTAAACCAGAACAAGAGAATGAAATGGTGTGCATCACTTAGCTACTTCACCACTTGCTGTTTCCTTTTTTTGGATCAAGATCACTTGCTGTTTCAATAACATTAACACAGAGATGTGTGATGTTATGCAATGTAGTCAAACGAGACCATATCACAATAATTACTCATGAGGCCATGACTGCACTATCATGTTTGGTTACCTAGGACCACTGTACATGTTTGCTAGTCTGGTAAAGTTATCATCTCATGGCTTAGAAAGTACTTGCTTAATGATTACTATTGAAACTACTGTATACAGAATGCAAGCCCATATGAGAGTTTACAATATCAAAATTAAACAGAATTTTGTGTTTAGCAGCATACATACAACTTGGAATTTGATCTTATTCTAACCATCCTGGCATCAAGAAAATGTACTGATTATTCCAGAAGCATTTTTTATTAAATGGAAATAtaactaaaaagaaatataacCATGTACTTATCTCTGTACAGTGGCACTGGTGCAGATGATGTGACATATTTTGTGgtcatatgcaaaaaaaaaaaaaaaaaaagaagaagaagaagaagaagaagaagagaaatgcTCAAGTTGGTAAGCATAAGCTTGAAAGGCACACAAACTTACCCGTCCATTTCTGGCATCTGAATGTCCATCAGACACAGATCAAACTTATGTGGGACTTGTAGAAGGGCAAGAGCATCTTTGCCACTCTCCACGCAATCCACCTTTGCCCCATATTTCTTTAATGTACCAGCAGCCACTCTAAGGTTTACCTTGTTGTCGTCAACCACCAATATATTCTTGCCAAGAAGCAACCCGCGAAGAGAACCTGAACTCTCACGTTTCTCATTGCTCAACTGTGTGATACCAAGTGCTTGGAATAGACAAGTGGCAAGTGTGCTTGCCTTCAGAGGTTTTGTGATCACTGAGTCAACTGAATATTTTGCCTCCAGATTGTCTGATTCTGCAGCTGCAAGAAGGATAACTTTGGGAGATACAGGTATGCAATCGTTCTGTTTCATCTCTAAGAGTCTAGTGCGTAAGGAGACATCAATCTTTGAGCCCCATGAATCACTCTCTATCAATAGCATGGACGGTTGCTTCATGCTGCACAATGAATTCAGAACAAGTTTTGTTAGACTGAATATAATAATGAATGTAAATGCATGTCAAAAGAGAAGAATCATAGTTAAGTCAGATTGAGTACAGCAGTCATAAAGAGCAAAAAACTGCCTTTTGGAGGTAATATTTACCACAGATGAATTCTCAATCCAATAATCAAATGCAAGAACTTAAGAGAACCGCAGCCAAATCGGAAGAAAATTCAACACCACAAACTCGGTAATCAGAACGGTGATGGATCAACTAATAATACTTCGATACAATCACCAATATCGCCTTTTGAAAATAATCATTCTTATGCAACTCTTTTGCAAACTAACTTGTTCCAAAGCAAATAtctttacaaaaaaaaaagtcacattcTTGTATATATGCAAGCAGCCAAGCATGCTTCATGTTCCTACTTCCTAAAGATGGTAGTTCAATCACTTCATGATTTGAACTTTTAGAGAGTGTGTAACCAAGATATAAGTACCTGGTAAGAGAACAGCCATTTCTCCCAGATAACACACCAAGTGCCAGTTCAATGGTACTGACAACTTCAGAGGCCATTCCCAGCCTTTGCAAATGATACTTAGTTACAGTAGCTCTTACCGGTCTTTTATCGACCAATAGTGCAGATAAACCCTTAAAGCTGGATGGCAGAGGGTGAAACGTAACAGGCTTACTGTCAATAATAGCACTTCTGTCACACCTTTGGAGAAGTGCGGTGAATGTGAATGTGCTCCCAACATGGGGTCGGCTGACAAAGTTTATCTGACCACCCATTATTTCAACAAGACATTTGCTAATGCTCAGTCCAATTCCAGTTCCACCATAGTTCCTGGAAGTTGAACTATCAGCTTGCATGAAAGGAGTGAACACCCGGCCTTGGGCATCTAATGGTATACCTATCCCTGTATCTTCCACACTTACTACAAGAGTCACTTTGTCAGAATCACTTTCATAGGGCATCTCATTTGTCTCATAAGACAACAAATGTTTGAAGTTTTCCCAATTATTTCTGGTATCAGCAGCTTCAAAACCACTTAATGTGTTGTGAGACACATTGGTGGATATAGCACTACTGTCATCTTTATGTCCATTCATCCCATTCACTACAGGTTCAACTTTGGCTTCTGTTGCAAGATTTGAGTGGTCTACCAGATGAACTTGTACAAAAATATGTCCCCGTTCTGTGAACTGTCACAAAGTAAAGACggtacaaaaacaaaaaatcaaatgTAAACTTATGCTAGCAATGAACTATAGTGTACTAAGTAAACACTGTACAGCATTTTGCTAAAACAGAGTTGTTCCATccatatttagataaaatagCCTTCATTGTTCATAATCATTCTTGGAAAGAGAGGTCATGCGCACTTTACCTTAATCGAGTTCCCCACTAAGTTTGTAATTATCTGTCGAAACCTTCCAGGATCACCCAATACGATTTCAGGAACTCTTTCAGAGACATATACAGCAAGCTATAATTTTGCAGAGCAAAAGGAAATTAGTAAGGACAGAACAAGAGGTTAAACATGCAGGATGCATGACAACAGTGCAAAGAGCTTCATGGAAATCGGCTAAATTAAGAGATGTCGATGCAAATGATGCATGGTAGTGCCTTATTGCCCTGTGCATCATTACTAAAGTCAGTTGGACTAACCTCAATCCCCTTCTCTcttgacttggaagaaaataaCGAGATGACATCATCAAGGATGGATCTCAGGTCAAATGGTACCGACTCGAGATCCAACTTGCcagcttcaattttagctctgTCAAGCACTTCATTGATCAGAGATATTAATGCTTTTCCGCAGACTTGAGCAGTTTGCGCATAATCCCTTTGGATTGACTTTAGGTCTGTGTCTAATAGCATATCAAGCATTCCTACACAAACAAGAAAAGGATTCATCATCACATTTTCCTTTTATGAAAAGAGTAACATTAACACTAAGATCAAATGTGCTGTAGGATCAAAAGAATTACCAAGGACACCATTCATGGGTGTTCTGATCTCATGAGAAACAGTTGCAAGGAACTGTCATTGATAAACAAGAGtcttttagataaaaaaaaggtTGGTATTTACAAAATCAGCAAACTTGCAACTGAATTAAACCTGAGATTTGGCAATATCGGCAGCTTCTGCCTGTTTTTTCAGCTCTTCCATTTTCCGGCAATCTTCCTTGACATTATCATAGCGACTCCAAGCAGCATACACTATGTAGCCCACAAGCATCCATATAACAAAGACACCAGAAGGTGTAGTAATTGCGGACCATGGGACATGAGATTTGTTTCTATATCTGTTCAGATTTATAGAAGATGGGATATAAAATTATATCATTTGAAAATATAATGTGAGAAAATCAATCATCAGTGCAAACATTACCTGCAAATCATGTGATGCTTTCTGAATGGATCGCCAAACTCTAGCATGCAAATGTGCGATGGTGAGGGGCTACCAAGAGGAACTTCAGACCCATACATGACAAGTGGATTTGAATTGTCTGTGACATCATAAACGTTCACCACCAATTCCTGATTGCCAGCTAGCTGCCTCAACAAATTTTCCACTAATGACTCTACGTCAAAAGCTCCCCCAAGATATCTGTGGAATAAACAGTAAAATactattgaaaaaaaataacagTAAGGTAATGGTTGCTGTAGTTATGCACTACAAATACTAACGTGAATAGTTATGTATTTATAAACCTTTGGTTTTCTGACATGGTAACACATGCAACAGCTCTATTGTGGCTTTAACCACAATTTCTATTGAAGTCTGTTCTTCATGAGTATCTCACAGCCCCGCTTTCAATTCTAGAGTCACTAACAGCTGTTTTAGCCAGTGCCCAATGAGAGCAATGCGCTTTCAGCCTTTCACCACTAAAACATAACATAATGTTGCAGAGCGTAAACAGCCACAGGCAACTGAATTGCAAACCTTCATTGAAAAACAGAGTTGAACCTCACCCTGCGGTAGCTGCAACACGATCCTCCACCTTGGCATCAGCAGGAAGATCCACACGATAGACAGGAAACGTCAATACAACACCCAGGTGATTCGACATCAGCCGGAACGGGCGCGTAAGAACCGCCTTCCCAGTTGCCCTCGACCTCAAGATGTTCTCCCGGTCCTCCTGCAGCAACACATATAACAAAACACACGCCAAAGTTCAGAACCAACACCACCATAGAACAATCTCAACCCAAGAAACGAACTAAAGTATCGCTGCAGACCTCGCCGGACATCATGTCGAGCCCCTCGATGTAGGAGACGGTCTCCTGCGAGTAGATGACCGGCGCGTACTCTTCCTGCACCGGGGACGGCTCGTGCTTCATGGTCTTGATGATCCACCCCTGCTGGCGCTCGAAGCTCTCCCTGTCGGCGTGCTCCACCCGCTGCGCGTAAGCCACCCCGCTCAGCAGCTGCCGCTCGAACGACGTCCGCGCGGTGTAGTCCGCAAACGTGTCCTGCAAAGAAATCATCCAGAAATAAGCCCGCAGCCGACAGACAAATCAGCCGAACAGCAATTCGCGCCGGCAAAGTAGACACAGGTACACCAAAATAGTAATCTTCCATTTAAGAAGTGCTAGTGCTGCAAGCTACGACTTGCAGCACTGTAGCATATGCCTCCACGGGAGACATGGAAAGGTTCAGACTTGACAGTAATAAAATGAAGTGGaagcagaagaagaagcagagcaAGTACTACATGGTCGAGGTTATTATGGCAATGGACGAAGCAGAAACATTTCAGAGGCAGTGAGACACGAGATTAACTGCATGCGCAGAGCAGAAACCACTACTCGCACCGCTAGTAGAAAAGAATCAGAGCACGGATCGTGAAGCCGCAAGAGGCTCGCTTTGGTGGTGGAGCTCGGCGAGGGAGGGAGGCGGACCTGGTCGAGCGCAGGCGGGTGCTTCTCGTAGTGGAAGGTGGCGACGAGGATGGCGAGGGCGTGGACGTGATTGACAGAGACGGCGAACTGGTCCTGCAGCATGCGGGCGCGCTCCTCGCACATGCTGACGAGCCCCTCCTCCGCCTTGCGCAGCGCCGCGCGCCGGAAGCGCCAGTGCAGCCCCGCCcacaacgccgccgccgccagcacccACAGCACCACCGCCACCCTGCTCAGCTTCACCTTCACGCGCCacctccccttcccctccttccccgccccctcctccaccgccggcgCCAGCGCCGACAccgacaccgccgccgccacccctcCTCCCACCCCCATCCCAATTCCCCACCACAGCTCACATGTGCCGCAGCCCACCAACCACTCCTgcttccgctcctcctcctcctcctgctttgAGCCTCCTttgtcagagagagagagagagagagagagagagagagaggcggctTTTCGAGACGAGGGAGAAAGGAGCCGGCCGTCGAGTGAATCGAATTTTCTGGATTTCACGAGATACGCAGCGACTAAAATAGCCCGTTGTTTTCCTCACCCCGCGATAGGATCCGCGGCCTTTTGCGGCCTCGCCCACCCCACCCCGTCACACGCCCTCGCGGTCGGGCCCGGGCGCGGCGCGCTCGGCGTTGCCGCTGCTGCTGTTGCCCCGTTGCTTTCCCTTATCCGAACCCCGCCACCGTACCGGCTCACCCACTCGAAAACACTCGGGTTTCGCCGTGCGCCGAGGCCAAAAAACGCACAGCTCTCTCGTCCTCgccggctcggcacgcccgAGACCGAGCCGTGGACGCCGCGCGGTTTGGTGAATTTGCTCGGGTTTGAATTAACGGGGTGGTGCGGCGCGGTCGCGGGCAGTAGTAGTTGAGCAGCTGGTGCGCGCGTCGCCGTCTCGGGGATTTTGTTGTGCGCTTGCCTGGCCTGCCTGCCCGCGTGGGGTGGGAGTGGGGAGGGTGGGGCCGGCCTCGGGCCAAACCTGGCGCAGTCCAAAAGGCGGAGAGGGACTAgtgagaggaggcggcggcagtGGTGGTCAACAGTCAACAGTACACTATGTCCCGGACAAATCTTTCCGCGATTTGATTTGCTTTGTTGCTGCGATCTCTGAAGCACTTTCATAACATGGGTGAAGTGCGATTACTGGTCAGAGAAAAGCCTTTTTCTCTTTGATTATTTATTAAGCCCTGTAAATTTCATGCGCCTGATTTCAGTGACCGCTCCTCAGGCGACGACGGTTTTAGAGAATACAATCGTCGATGTGCTTTTGGGATTTAGAAGGATGTATGGAGAAATAGGCTGGTCCGTGATGGTGGCGAACGTGAGGGCGGGGCGGTGAGGGTGCCACCGACTATAAGTGGCAGAGGATTATTGGATGGGCCAGTGTTGGGTGAGGAAGGCAAGTCGACAATCTTGATGGAGCCAGGTTAGCGCAGTGAGGGTTGTGGGTGTGGATATGACGACAAAGATACCACTGGGGATAGAAGGAGACGAGCGGGGTAGATGAGCGTGCCGTGAATAGAGATAAAAGGGTGGGAGAGCGGTGTGAAGAACTCAAAAACATGAGGTAAACGATGCAAAATAGATAGATAGGAGGAGAAAGAAATAAGATCGGTTCTTGAATAAAAATCGGATGGTTAATTAGTTGACTGAAAATATACCATTATCAGTGATTCAAAAATAGAATCGGCCTAGTTTATTGGGACTCTACGATAAAATGGGATTAAAAGATCTCTTTGAGACGGCATGCTTCCAACCCAGGTTGCGATTGTTTACAGGATAATGGTTATAATGGACTGGCAGTACGTGCGTGTGGCCTCAATGTGCAAACTATATTTATCATTTTGATGGCAGTTGGGATAGTCTCACTGCACCAAATCCAAATCATTAGTCCTGGCTTCCAGCAGATGTCTCTGATTGCCAAACGACAGACGACAGGAGACAGAGAGCCCAATCATTCCCACGTTGTTATAGAATTGGTGCACCTAGAACTACCGATGACAATTTAATCTGATTAGAACATCTCCAGTAGGTTAGCTAAATTTTACCTTCTATATTTTTTACTATTcacttcaaaaaaaattctcttcaTATATCTGTACGCTACAGTAGACTAGCTAAATCTCACTCTCTATATGCATGTGGACAGGTGGTAGAGGAATTTATAATActtgtgcttgtgtggtaatcGCAATTATGATCTTGTAACATAATCTACCGTATGGTAACCGTAATTATGATCTCATCACAAGTATGGTAATCGGAGTTAGATTCCGTCACAAACATGGCAACCGGAGTTACGATCCCACCACAAAAGCAGTTACAATCCCACCACAGGTATGGTAACCAGAGTTACGATCCCACCACAAAAGCAGTTAAGATCCTGCCATAGACATGATAACCGGAGTTAATCCCGCCACAGGCATCATAACTGGAGTTACGATCCTACCACAAAAGCAGTTACGATCACGTCATAGGCATGATAACTGGAGTTACGATCCCACCATAAAAACAGTTAAATTTAggaaattttcatttaaaatttg
The nucleotide sequence above comes from Phragmites australis chromosome 4, lpPhrAust1.1, whole genome shotgun sequence. Encoded proteins:
- the LOC133915580 gene encoding probable histidine kinase 4; this translates as MGVGGGVAAAVSVSALAPAVEEGAGKEGKGRWRVKVKLSRVAVVLWVLAAAALWAGLHWRFRRAALRKAEEGLVSMCEERARMLQDQFAVSVNHVHALAILVATFHYEKHPPALDQDTFADYTARTSFERQLLSGVAYAQRVEHADRESFERQQGWIIKTMKHEPSPVQEEYAPVIYSQETVSYIEGLDMMSGEEDRENILRSRATGKAVLTRPFRLMSNHLGVVLTFPVYRVDLPADAKVEDRVAATAGYLGGAFDVESLVENLLRQLAGNQELVVNVYDVTDNSNPLVMYGSEVPLGSPSPSHICMLEFGDPFRKHHMICRYRNKSHVPWSAITTPSGVFVIWMLVGYIVYAAWSRYDNVKEDCRKMEELKKQAEAADIAKSQFLATVSHEIRTPMNGVLGMLDMLLDTDLKSIQRDYAQTAQVCGKALISLINEVLDRAKIEAGKLDLESVPFDLRSILDDVISLFSSKSREKGIELAVYVSERVPEIVLGDPGRFRQIITNLVGNSIKFTERGHIFVQVHLVDHSNLATEAKVEPVVNGMNGHKDDSSAISTNVSHNTLSGFEAADTRNNWENFKHLLSYETNEMPYESDSDKVTLVVSVEDTGIGIPLDAQGRVFTPFMQADSSTSRNYGGTGIGLSISKCLVEIMGGQINFVSRPHVGSTFTFTALLQRCDRSAIIDSKPVTFHPLPSSFKGLSALLVDKRPVRATVTKYHLQRLGMASEVVSTIELALGVLSGRNGCSLTSMKQPSMLLIESDSWGSKIDVSLRTRLLEMKQNDCIPVSPKVILLAAAESDNLEAKYSVDSVITKPLKASTLATCLFQALGITQLSNEKRESSGSLRGLLLGKNILVVDDNKVNLRVAAGTLKKYGAKVDCVESGKDALALLQVPHKFDLCLMDIQMPEMDGFEATRQIRAMEAKANELAEAGNDSETDSTAKTAKWHLPILAMTADVIQATFEECTKCGMDGYVSKPFEEKQLFQAVQKFSDSGMSS